From one Nitrosopumilus sp. genomic stretch:
- a CDS encoding archease, producing MSYKFLDHATDAIIEVTAKDIKEAFAVAADAEINLTLDQDKVEEKDKKEFSANGKDLRYLLFSWLEEIPFLIITEGFAIRRIEFDIQENNGYKISATAFGEPLDVHKHNFKVEIKAPTFYDMEIRTNGQVYMRFLLDL from the coding sequence TTGAGTTACAAGTTTTTAGATCATGCAACTGATGCAATTATTGAAGTCACTGCAAAAGATATCAAAGAAGCATTTGCAGTAGCAGCAGATGCAGAAATTAATCTCACACTTGATCAAGACAAAGTTGAAGAAAAAGATAAAAAAGAATTCTCTGCCAATGGAAAAGATTTACGCTATCTTCTTTTCAGTTGGCTTGAAGAGATACCATTTCTTATAATTACCGAAGGATTTGCTATTAGAAGGATTGAATTTGACATTCAGGAAAATAATGGATATAAAATTAGCGCAACGGCATTTGGAGAACCACTTGATGTTCACAAGCACAATTTCAAAGTAGAGATTAAGGCTCCAACATTTTATGACATGGAAATTAGAACAAACGGTCAAGTTTACATGAGATTCCTGCTTGATTTGTAA